Proteins encoded in a region of the Mucilaginibacter sabulilitoris genome:
- a CDS encoding AtuA-related protein, with translation MSIRLYDIAHSRAGDKGNTLILSLIPYEEKDYDLLCERVTAEKVRLHLKSILHGNVIRYEMPNIHALQFVCSQALSGGVTTSLVMDTHGKTLSYALLEMEI, from the coding sequence ATGAGCATCAGGCTTTATGATATCGCACATAGTCGCGCGGGAGACAAGGGTAATACGCTCATTTTGTCCCTTATTCCCTATGAAGAAAAGGACTATGATTTATTATGTGAACGAGTGACAGCCGAAAAGGTCCGCCTTCATCTAAAAAGTATTCTGCATGGTAACGTCATTCGCTACGAAATGCCCAATATCCATGCTTTACAGTTTGTATGTAGCCAGGCATTATCCGGAGGCGTTACCACATCTTTGGTGATGGATACCCATGGTAAGACATTAAGCTACGCTTTATTGGAAATGGAAATATAG
- a CDS encoding acyclic terpene utilization AtuA family protein: MQKNKVRIGCGAGFSGDRLEPAVVLAEKGALDYLVLECLAERTIALAQKRKAADSMQGYDPLLERRIELLLPVLKQNKVRLITNMGAANPVAAADEIIRIAKKQGISVKVAAITGDDVLEHFTGEEIAMETGKPISCSGQLLSANAYLGADALLPALQSDADIIITGRVADPSLFVAPLVHEFGWSLDDPDIIGKATVTGHLLECAGQITGGYFADPVKKPVDNMHTLGHPFADVYADGSSIIGKVEGTGGSITLATAKEQLLYEVTDPHAYFTPDVIADFTTVSLRQTASDLVEMNGGGGCIKPQSLKVSIGYKAGFRGEGEITYAGAHALERAKLAGKIIKQRLNDNFSALRFDYIGHTSVHPSSLSSDYKPYEVRLRVAGNALHEREAAIIGEEVEALYTNGPAGGGGVRKYTNEVIGIVSTLIDRNKIQAKITLKEYEHQAL, from the coding sequence ATGCAAAAAAACAAAGTTAGGATTGGTTGTGGCGCCGGATTTTCAGGGGACAGGCTGGAACCCGCGGTGGTTTTAGCCGAAAAGGGGGCGCTTGATTATTTAGTATTGGAATGCCTTGCCGAACGCACCATCGCGTTGGCCCAAAAAAGAAAAGCGGCTGATTCCATGCAGGGATATGACCCGCTTTTGGAACGTCGGATCGAACTGCTGCTGCCCGTGCTTAAACAGAACAAGGTGCGGCTGATCACCAATATGGGTGCGGCAAATCCAGTTGCAGCGGCTGATGAAATTATTAGAATAGCCAAAAAACAGGGTATTTCAGTTAAGGTAGCAGCGATAACAGGTGATGATGTTTTGGAACATTTCACCGGTGAAGAGATCGCTATGGAAACAGGGAAACCCATTTCCTGCTCCGGTCAGCTTTTGTCTGCAAACGCTTATCTCGGAGCGGATGCTCTTTTGCCGGCTTTACAGTCTGATGCTGATATCATAATTACTGGACGTGTTGCTGATCCTTCTTTGTTTGTTGCACCCTTGGTGCATGAATTCGGTTGGTCGTTAGATGACCCGGATATTATCGGGAAAGCAACCGTGACGGGGCATTTGCTGGAATGTGCAGGGCAGATTACCGGGGGATATTTTGCTGATCCGGTAAAAAAGCCGGTCGATAATATGCATACACTGGGACATCCCTTCGCGGATGTTTACGCTGATGGCAGCTCCATCATCGGCAAAGTTGAAGGTACTGGCGGTAGCATCACCCTGGCAACGGCCAAGGAACAGTTGTTGTATGAGGTTACCGATCCACATGCTTATTTTACGCCGGATGTCATCGCGGATTTTACGACTGTCAGTTTGCGGCAAACAGCTTCAGATTTGGTAGAAATGAATGGAGGAGGTGGTTGTATAAAACCGCAGTCACTAAAAGTAAGTATTGGTTATAAGGCGGGTTTTAGAGGAGAAGGCGAGATTACTTATGCCGGTGCCCATGCATTGGAGCGCGCGAAATTGGCCGGGAAAATTATCAAACAGAGGTTAAATGACAACTTTTCGGCGCTCAGGTTTGACTACATCGGGCATACTTCAGTTCATCCATCATCATTAAGCAGCGACTATAAACCCTATGAAGTAAGGCTTCGGGTAGCAGGAAATGCACTTCATGAACGAGAAGCGGCGATCATAGGAGAGGAGGTAGAGGCACTTTATACCAACGGCCCAGCGGGAGGTGGTGGCGTGCGAAAGTACACCAATGAAGTGATCGGGATCGTATCCACCCTGATTGACAGGAACAAAATACAGGCAAAGATAACCTTGAAAGAATATGAGCATCAGGCTTTATGA
- a CDS encoding CitMHS family transporter, with protein MLSILGFLTIIVFLSLIFTKRLSVLLSLIIVPVIFALVGGFEPKEIGEMILTGIKQVAPTGILLVFAVLYFAIMIDTGLFDPIIKRIIKLAKGDPLKITLGTAILTMLVHLDGDGTATFMITITALLPIYKRLGMNKLILPCIVALSAGVMHLVPWSGTLARALNVMKTDPTHLLIPVLPAMACGILWVLSVAYWLGRQERRRLGIVHLDYDHEQELSENQKRIRRPQLFWFNGIFTVLLIVALVLGLVPPAALFIMGFAVALLVNYPSQVEQRKRLQEHAANVFSVSVVIFAAGVFSGILLGTKMIDAMALSMVAIIPKEHAGYLPVLVGVTGMPLSLVFTPDAYYFGVIPVLKTAAMHYGLNSIEIGRAAILGQMTTGFPLSPLTASTFVLVGLSEVELADHQKFTFKWALGTTLIMTLIAILTGAIHI; from the coding sequence ATGCTATCGATCCTGGGTTTTTTAACTATTATCGTTTTTTTATCGCTCATATTTACAAAGCGGCTTTCGGTTTTGCTTTCGCTCATTATTGTACCGGTAATTTTTGCCCTTGTCGGCGGGTTTGAGCCAAAGGAAATAGGCGAAATGATATTGACTGGAATTAAACAGGTAGCCCCAACAGGGATATTGCTTGTGTTTGCGGTATTGTATTTTGCCATCATGATTGACACAGGTTTGTTTGATCCCATCATCAAGCGAATTATTAAGCTGGCCAAAGGCGATCCGCTTAAGATTACGTTGGGTACCGCCATATTAACGATGTTGGTTCATCTGGATGGTGACGGCACCGCCACTTTCATGATCACCATAACTGCCTTGTTGCCGATATATAAAAGACTGGGGATGAATAAACTGATTCTACCTTGTATCGTGGCCTTAAGTGCTGGTGTCATGCACCTGGTTCCCTGGTCGGGTACGCTGGCAAGGGCGCTTAATGTGATGAAGACGGATCCGACCCATCTCCTGATCCCGGTCCTTCCGGCCATGGCATGCGGCATTTTATGGGTATTGAGTGTTGCTTACTGGCTGGGCCGGCAGGAGCGTCGTCGTTTGGGCATTGTACATCTGGATTATGACCATGAGCAGGAACTTTCGGAAAATCAAAAAAGAATACGTCGTCCGCAATTATTTTGGTTCAACGGTATATTCACTGTTTTGTTGATAGTAGCCCTGGTTTTGGGTCTTGTTCCTCCCGCAGCTCTTTTTATCATGGGTTTTGCGGTGGCCTTATTGGTCAACTATCCATCCCAGGTGGAACAACGGAAGAGGTTACAGGAACATGCTGCAAACGTATTTTCCGTTTCGGTCGTAATTTTCGCAGCGGGAGTGTTCTCCGGTATCCTTTTGGGTACAAAAATGATCGATGCCATGGCGCTGTCTATGGTTGCTATTATACCCAAAGAACACGCTGGCTATTTGCCTGTACTGGTAGGTGTAACAGGGATGCCGTTAAGTCTGGTATTTACCCCCGATGCGTATTATTTCGGCGTTATCCCTGTTTTGAAAACAGCGGCAATGCATTATGGCTTAAACAGCATAGAAATAGGCAGAGCCGCTATATTGGGCCAGATGACAACCGGTTTTCCCTTGAGCCCTTTAACAGCGTCTACTTTTGTGCTGGTCGGCTTATCTGAAGTAGAGCTGGCGGATCATCAGAAGTTCACCTTCAAATGGGCCTTGGGAACAACACTAATCATGACGCTTATCGCAATATTAACCGGGGCTATTCATATATAA
- a CDS encoding alpha/beta hydrolase encodes MKRICFIFTFLLWLGCMDGYAAKVDTLNISSQIMQKTVKTAVVLPASYQASRQNYPVIYLLHGGQGNYRDWLTKTDDKLMLHKLADQYNFIIVTPDAGLMSYYFDSPLDKGSQYETFITKELVEKIDGTYRTVKDRKGRIIAGLSMGGHGAMYLSTRHPDMYCAAGSMSGVMNINTATWNVPPEFAKSRSANFEHLLGPPTDTANPYREYCAVGMVDKMKVNDVKLIFDCGFDDIMIKPNRKLHQLLLANGTPHDYIERPGKHDWPYWSSAVSYQFLFFQKVFLANGTIH; translated from the coding sequence ATGAAAAGAATCTGCTTTATTTTTACATTTTTACTCTGGTTGGGTTGCATGGATGGCTATGCGGCGAAGGTGGATACGCTTAATATTTCAAGCCAGATCATGCAAAAAACGGTTAAAACCGCTGTGGTATTACCTGCGTCTTACCAGGCTTCCCGGCAGAACTACCCGGTGATATACCTGCTGCATGGCGGGCAGGGTAATTACCGCGACTGGCTAACAAAAACCGATGATAAGCTGATGCTGCACAAACTTGCCGATCAGTATAATTTTATCATTGTTACCCCCGATGCGGGGCTGATGAGTTATTACTTTGACAGCCCGCTGGATAAAGGCAGTCAGTACGAAACCTTTATAACTAAAGAACTGGTAGAAAAGATAGACGGAACTTACCGCACCGTAAAAGACCGTAAGGGCAGGATTATAGCCGGCCTGTCAATGGGAGGTCATGGGGCGATGTACCTATCCACACGGCATCCCGATATGTATTGCGCTGCCGGCAGCATGAGTGGTGTAATGAATATCAACACCGCTACCTGGAATGTACCACCCGAATTTGCCAAATCGCGCAGCGCCAACTTTGAACATTTGCTTGGCCCGCCAACGGATACCGCGAACCCGTACCGCGAATATTGTGCTGTAGGTATGGTTGATAAGATGAAGGTCAACGATGTAAAGCTGATTTTTGATTGTGGGTTTGATGATATCATGATTAAACCCAACCGCAAATTGCATCAGCTATTATTAGCCAACGGTACACCACATGATTATATTGAAAGGCCGGGCAAACACGACTGGCCTTACTGGAGCAGCGCGGTATCGTACCAATTCCTGTTCTTTCAAAAAGTATTTTTGGCTAACGGAACCATACATTAA